From a single Lates calcarifer isolate ASB-BC8 linkage group LG12, TLL_Latcal_v3, whole genome shotgun sequence genomic region:
- the LOC108901467 gene encoding odorant receptor 131-2-like codes for MNSSSLNVSSALSYRDSWNTAVAKNVIVVALGLTINYINGTLIHTFRKHQIFYVNPRYILFIHLVLNDMIQLTTTMSLFVFSYVFYKINVSLCCLIVTFAVFTTLNTPLNLAVMAVECYIAICLPLRHAELCTIKRTYILIAWIWTMSAVSTLPDMFILVVTQPVQLFYSAIFCERDNLFKHPASLKKRDVSYIIFLVGVWLTLVYTYFKIFFAAKAAKDAKNANAEKARNTILLHAFQLLLCMLTFVAHLLRKALLYWFPKHYVHVAFFSYIMVQILPRLISPMVYGLRDKTFRQHLKKHLLCTVRASFKPWTTAKFMLLW; via the exons ATGAATTCCTCCTCTCTTAATGTGTCGAGTGCTCTGAGCTATCGAGACTCTTGGAACACAGCTGTAGCCAAAAATGTGATTGTTGTGGCTCTTGGCCTCACCATCAACTATATCAATGGTACACTGATCCACACCTTCAGAAAACACCAG aTATTTTATGTGAATCCTCGTTACATCCTCTTCATCCACCTGGTGTTGAACGATATGATCCAGCTCACTACAACAATGAGCCTGTTTGTCTTTTCGTACGTCTTCTACAAAATTAACGTTTCTCTCTGTTGCCTCATCGTTACCTTTGCAGTCTTCACCACCCTGAACACTCCCTTAAATTTAGCTGTCATGGCAGTCGAGTGCTACATCGCCATTTGTTTACCTCTGCGACACGCTGAGCTCTGCACCATCAAACGAACATATATTCTGATTGCTTGGATTTGGACCATGAGCGCAGTTTCCACCCTGCCAGACATGTTTATTCTTGTGGTAACGCAGCCTGTGCAGTTATTTTATTCAGCTATTTTCTGTGAGAGGGATAACCTGTTTAAACACCCTGCAAGTTTAAAAAAGAGGGATGTTTCCTACATCATTTTCCTGGTTGGTGTTTGGCTCACTCTCGTCTACACTTACTTCAAGATCTTCTTTGCTGCTAAAGCAGCTAAAGATGctaaaaatgcaaatgcagaGAAGGCCAGAAATACAATCCTGCTGCATGCCTTTCAGTTACTGCTGTGTATGCTAACCTTTGTAGCCCATTTATTAAGAAAGGCTCTGCTGTACTGGTTCCCTAAACATTACGTTCatgtggcttttttttcttatatcaTGGTCCAGATCCTCCCCAGGTTAATCAGTCCTATGGTGTACGGGCTACGAGACAAGACGTTTAGACAGCATTTGAAAAAGCATCTGCTGTGTACAGTGAGAGCGAGCTTCAAACCATGGACTACAGCCAAGTTCATGTTGCTCTGGTAG
- the LOC108901451 gene encoding odorant receptor 131-2-like: MNVSSVNGTFTVAGTQRDTFTTAVTKNLIVTALCISINYINGTLIHTFRKHQIFYSSPRYILFIHLVINDMMQLALSTLLHIISYALYKISVPFCLILLIITILTTLNTPLNLAGMAVECYIAICVPLRHGQICTIMKTYILIGLIWAASACSILPDLFILLATEPLQFFHSKVLCARDFVFRSNYSQKKREVSHIVCLALVWLTLFYTYFRILFAAKEATADFKKARNTILLHGFQLLLCMLIYVRPMFEQGLLYLLPKQHSTIRFTAYVIVQIMPRFVSPIVYGLRDQTFRRHVTRYLLCKVSTSNHPENVTSTKHDAHYETALTFIRDTFTTAFVKNLIVVLVWLILSYINGTLVATFFRHQT; this comes from the exons ATGAATGTATCATCTGTCAATGGAACTTTCACTGTAGCTGGGACACAGCGAGACACTTTCACCACAGCTGTGACCAAGAATCTGATTGTCACAGCCCTCTGCATCTCCATCAACTACATCAATGGTACTCTGATCCACACCTTCAGAAAGCACCAG ATCTTCTATTCGAGCCCTCGTTACATTCTGTTCATCCACCTGGTGATAAACGACATGATGCAGCTGGCCCTGTCCACTCTTCTCCACATCATCAGCTACGCCCTGTATAAAATCAGTGTACCCTTCTGCCTCATCCTGCTGATCATCACCATCCTCACCACCCTCAACACGCCACTAAACCTGGCTGGAATGGCGGTCGAGTGCTACATCGCCATCTGCGTCCCCCTCCGTCACGGCCAGATCTGCACCATCATGAAAACCTACATCCTGATTGGTTTGATCTGGGCTGCGAGTGCATGTTCCATCCTACCAGACCTCTTCATCCTCCTGGCCACAGAGCCTCTGCAGTTCTTTCACTCTAAGGTGCTCTGTGCCAGAGATTTCGTGTTCAGAAGCAACTACAGCcagaagaagagggaggtgTCGCACATCGTTTGTCTCGCCTTGGTCTGGCTCACACTCTTTTACACTTATTTCAGGATTCTGTTTGCTGCCAAGGAAGCAACTGCAGACTTTAAAAAAGCCAGAAACACTATTCTCCTCCATGGTTTCCAGCTGCTGCTATGCATGCTTATATATGTGCGACCCATGTTTGAGCAGGGTTTGCTCTACTTACTGCCCAAACAGCACTCGACCATACGCTTCACCGCCTACGTCATTGTCCAGATCATGCCACGGTTTGTTAGTCCCATTGTCTACGGACTGCGAGACCAGACCTTCAGGAGACATGTGACAAGGTACCTGCTTTGTAAAGTGAGCACAAGCAACCACCCAGAAAATGTCACCAGTACCAAACATGATGCCCACTATGAAACTGCA CTCACATTCATCAGAGACACCTTCACCACAGCATTTGTGAAGAACCTGATCGTGGTTCTGGTCTGG